Proteins encoded in a region of the Mustelus asterias chromosome X, sMusAst1.hap1.1, whole genome shotgun sequence genome:
- the letmd1 gene encoding LETM1 domain-containing protein 1, whose translation MAVSRSCFRLQRLRGCRFSEFLHSPAVCASQLTGHPLSQFFTTAKRSTLSSAIISKAKRLNAKYEKFLERNFPRFYVIYSTFFRGFRLLYLDFKEVSGIKRKMADQGLKYNQLPYREMERLRQFRRDVIKIMPVVLLSLPPFANYMVFLLMYFYPRQMLIRHFWTLEQQQEFVEIYHSLRARVYPNAVRNLTKVASKVPDRRLKSKLLQLSTKVQEGIHPEISQLHMVVKLFSARPLDIRHIGARQTKILSQVMFLTPHMPTFIMRHRLRSHIMEIHHLDQALHVLGVHNLSEDELKIACYLRGLNSIHLNATQCNEWLTKWIQLSKKLRDSEVSLLLHSMVLLSTNYHNSSKSK comes from the exons GCTTACTGGTCACCCGTTGTCACAATTTTTTACAACAGCGAAGAGGAGCACTTTAAGTTCAGCCATCATCTCAAAGGCCAAACGATTGAATGCAAAATACGAAAAATTTCTGGAAAGAAACTTTCCACGTTTTTATGTGATCTACTCAACCTTTTTCAGAG GTTTTCGTTTATTGTACCTTGACTTCAAGGAAGTCAGTGGAATAAAACGTAAAATGGCAGATCAGGGGCTAAAGTATAACCAGCTGCCTTACAGAGAAATGGAAAGATTAAGACAG TTTCGCAGAGATGTTATAAAGATTATGCCTGTGGTGCTTCTGTCACTTCCACCATTTGCAAACTATATGGTGTTTTTATTGAT GTATTTCTATCCACGGCAAATGTTAATAAGACACTTCTGGACCCTCGAACAGCAACAGGAGTTTGTAGAAATCTACCACTCATTGCGAGCTCGGGTTTACCCAAATGCTGTGAGGAATTTGACCAAGGTAGCGTCCAAAGTTCCAGACAGGCGACTGAAAAGCAAACTATTACAACTCAGCACTAAG GTTCAGGAAGGCATCCACCCAGAAATCTCCCAGCTGCATATGGTGGTAAAACTCTTCTCGGCGCGTCCATTAGATATACGGCACATTGGTGCACGCCAGACG AAAATCTTGAGTCAGGTGATGTTCCTCACTCCACACATGCCTACCTTCATCATGCGCCATCGTCTCCGGAGCCACATAATGGAGATTCACCATTTGGACCAAGCTCTACATGTTTTGGGCGTGCACAACCTGTCAGAGGATGAACTGAAGATT GCATGTTACCTAAGAGGTCTGAATTCAATACACCTGAATGCAACACAGTGCAATGAGTGGTTGACCAAATGGATCCAGCTTTCTAAGAAATTAAGAG ATTCCGAAGTCTCGCTGCTGCTACATAGCATGGTGTTACTTTCCACAAATTACCACAATTCCAGTAAAAGCAAGTAA